Part of the Sulfobacillus acidophilus DSM 10332 genome, TCCGCGTGGCAAAAAGCCATTAAAGCGGGTCAGGTGACCGTAAACGGCCGCGTCGTGCCTGCTCGCAGCCTGGTGGTGGCAGGGGATGTGGTGCAGGCGTCGATGCCGGTTCAGGACGAGGCGGCTGTCGATGCCGACAGTCCACCCGACCCGGTCGTGAGCAGCTGGATCGTCTACCAAGATGCCTGGATTTTAATGGTTAACAAGCCCCGGGGAGTGGTGGTCCACCCGGCGGCCGGGCACTGGTCGGATACGCTGGCCCAGGGATTGCGGCCTTGGATTCACGAGGCGGCCGGTGAGCGCCCCGGCATCGTGCATCGATTGGATAAAGATACGACGGGGCTGATGGTGGTTGCACGCACGGAGGCGGTCCGCCACATCCTATCGCAAGCGATTCAGGCGCGCCAAGTGACCCGTCAATATCTGGCGATAGTTCGGGGTCACCTAGACCCCTCTGCCGGAACCATTGACGCCCCGATCGGTCGCGATCCGCGTCATCGCCTGAGAATGGCGGTGATCGAACCGGGGCGATCGGCTCGCACACATTACCGGACGGTGATCCGGACACCGCACGCCAGTGTCGTACAATGCACGCTCGAGACCGGTCGGACCCATCAAATTCGGGTGCACCTGGCGTCCGTCGGGCATCCGGTGTTGGGTGACCGACTCTACGGCGGCGGCTGGCCTGGCCTTTTCGACGGGCAATTGCTACACGCGGCGCGGTTAATGCTCATCCATCCGGTCGACGGTCGACCGTTGGATTTGACGACCTGGCCGCCGGATGACTGGCGGCGGTTTCCCGAATGGCGGGAGGCGGAGGTGGTCGATAACCGACTATATCCCGATGGGGCGCACATGAGCACGACGGAGTGGCTGACGCATTGGCAGCGATCGGGGGCGGATTAACGGCCGGAGGCGGTTTCCGCGGTGAGGGCCTGAATCAGGGGAGCTAATTGGCTCATCACCAGATGGCGAGCGACCTCTTCGGTCATGTCGGTCAATTCGCCGCGTGCCACAACCGAAAAACTGTTGGGGGTTAGGTCGACAAACTGTAGACTGACCGCAAACGGCAGGTGGCGAAGACGTTCCGCGCCTTGCGCCAAAAAGGTTTCGGGATCAATGGTCCAAGCGACATCAAAACGAAAATGAAAGCGCTGGACCGGGCGACGGCTAAGATTATGAATGGCCGATTGAATAATAATCCCGTTGGGAATCATCATCGGGGTGCCGTCGTCGGTGATTAAAGACGTATACATGAGGTTGATGTCGGTGACCAATCCGGAATAGCCCGGTTTCATCGCTTCATGAGGAAAGCTGGGCATCAGGAGAGGATATTGCCAGGCGACGAATACGATGTGGTCTCCGACTTCAAACGGATGAAACAGAACCAGTCCGATACCGGCGATGAGATTACCGAAAAAGCTTTGCCCGGCCAAACCGATGATGACGGTTATAAAGGCGCTGCCGAAGACGACGGAGGACAACCCGACCCCTAAGGCGGCGACAAATGCGAGGACAATGGCCAGGTAAAGGACCAGCCGGACCAAGAAACGCAAGGTGGTCAATTGGCGTGATCCCAAGCGGTCGGACGGGATTCGAAACAAGGCCCGCTCCAGCAAATACGAGATGGCGCCGCCAATTAACAGCACCACCAGGGCTTTTAAGGGATCTCCATAGGTCTTTTCCAAATGAGGCGGCAAGCGCCGAATCAACAGAGTCAAGACGACGCCGACAATTAAGGTCGAGCCGATGAGAAGTCCGGTACGCCGCCAGGGGCTTTGTCGCATGGTTGGCTTGCTCCTTCGATTTGATATCGTCGTCCAGACTACCAAAGGAGAGCCGAGATGGCTAGGGGAAATCGCGTGACAGAGGCGAGACTGCGCTGGTTTTTATGTGATGGTCCCGATTGTCGGCGCCGGGGGGCCCGCCGCTTATGGCAGATCGCGCATGAAACGAGCGGTAGCCCCGGTGCGGTGGTCGTGCGGACGGAATGCTTGGGACTCTGTCCCGGAGGCCCTTTTGTCTGGGGTTATCCGGCCGTGGGGCCGATCGGGCCATTGGCGGAGAACCGCTGGCGCGATTATTGGGCGCGAGGCGACGGGCCGGCCAAGGAGGGCGACAGCCATTGAGTCACCGCGTGACCGGGATACGCTTTAGCCGGCGGCAAGCTTACTTGACCGTCGGGATTTATTTCGGCCGACAAGAGGACCGGTACCGGGGCACTCCCCGGGGTCGGCCGATAAGTCCATAAGAGATTGACGGTCAGCACGGTCGGTCCGCCGCTACTGAGGGCGGAGGACTGGGCCGACCAACCTAAGGGACCGGTTAAGCCCGGCAAACGGGGAAGATCGGCCGGCGGAATGGTCGTGCCGGCCGGGCCGGCCGGACCATCGGTGACGCGCGACGCTTCCTGCACCAATTGGTAAAGCGGGGCGGGTAACTGATCCCAGCTCGCTGTCGCACGGGGTAGGGGAACCGGGACGCTATTCCAGGTGACGGCCGGGGACGACGAGGAAGCCCAGCCCCACCAGAGGCGATGATTTTGGACCGTTGGATCCAACACGAGCCAGGTCGGCATGGTGGCGTTCGGAAATTGCCCGATCCAGAGACCGGGGGAAGACTGATGGGTGGCTTTTTGCAAACGACTTTCGGCATCGACCACCCAGCCCGGGGTTCCCGGGACAACGCCTTTATTCAGGGTGAAAGAATTATTTTCGCTGGATTGGGACGTCGTCGCGGTGGGCGCATGGCTTCCGGTAAGGGATGCGATGAGGGCGATCAGCCCCACGATGAGGACGCCAAATCCGATGCCTCCGAGTAGTGACTTGTTTCGCATAAGGCCTGCCTTTCTCGCTGAGCCGGGGATTTACTAGACATGATAGCGTATATGGCCGGGCGCGGGAGAGAAAAATTTTGGACAAGGCGGATCAGCTCTTTATTTTTTTGCACGAGTGGGCTAGACTTACCAAGGGTAGATTACCTTTAATCCCAGTCCCGCGAGACTGGAAAGGGCCATAAGGACGGGTGTGCTCTGACCATTTATGCGGGTTAGAGCTTTTTTTATGCGCAAAAGAGGTGTGACGTTGGCGGTCATTATGGACGAAGAAATGATGCGGCGGGCCCTTATGCGTATTGCCCACCAGATTTCCGAACGCCATCGCGGGATCGAAGGGTTGGTGCTGGTCGGGGTCTTGACGCGCGGTACGCCGATGGCATCCCGGATTGCCGATAATTTGGCACGGATTGAGGGGGCCCGGCCGCCGGTGGAGTCGATTGATGTGGGCACGTATCGCGACGACCGGGAACGGACCCGCGTGTTGCCGGCCCCTTGGCGGGCGCGCCAACCGGTCGAAAATCAGGTCGTGATTTTGGTTGACGATGTCTTATTTACTGGGCGCACCGTGCGGGCTGCTCTCGACGCCATTATCGACGGAGGCCGTCCGCGGGCGGTGGAATTGGCCGTGCTGGTGGACCGCGGTCATCGGGAATTGCCGATTCGAGCCGATTATGTCGGGAAAAATATCCCGACCGCCAAAAACCAATTGGTGCAAGTCATGCTGAAGGAAATTGACGGACGGGATCAGGTTGAGCTCATCGACGAGGGAGAATAAAATGGGGCATCTTATCGGGATCCAGGCCTATTCGACGGGGGAATTACAAGAGATTTTGGATCAGGCCCAATCCTTCTATCGCCAACTTACGCAAAAGCCTCGACAAATCCCCCCGGCGCTGCACGGTCGGACGGTCGTGACCTGGTTTATGGAGCCGAGCACGCGCACACGTGCGTCTTTTGAGCTGGCGGCGCGCTACTTGGGGGCGGAGGTCCTATCCCTGGCGACCGAAGGGTCGAGTATGGTTAAAGGCGAAACGCTATGGGACACGCTGGCCAATTTGGAGGCCATGGGTATCGATGCGTTGGTGGTGCGCCATGCAGAAGCGGGCGTCCCCTGGCAACTGGCCCGAAGGGCGCGGGTTCCCGTGATTAATGCCGGAGACGGCTGGCATGAACACCCGACGCAGGCGCTCTTGGATTTGTTAACGGTTCGGCAGGCATTGGGGGATGTCTCGGGTCTTCACGTCGCGATTGTGGGTGACATTTTGCACAGCCGGGTCGCCCGTTCGGATATTTGGGGATTTACTCGGATGGGGGCCACGGTGACATTGGTGGGGCCGCCGCAATTTGTTCCGTCCGAATGGCCAGCCAAGGGAGTCCGGGTTTCGGACGAGCTCTCGGAAGTCTTGCCTTCGGCGGACGTGGTAATTTTATTAAGGATTCAAAAAGAGCGACAGGCCCTCAACGGCCTCTTTTCGGTGGAAGAGTATCGCTTGCGGTGGGGGCTGACTGCTGAGCGGTTTCGGATATTGAAACCCGGGGCGGTGGTGCTCCATCCGGGTCCGCAAAATCGCGGGGTGGAGATCGATAGTGACGTCATGGCGCAAGACTCGGTTCTGATTGGACGCCAAGTGACCAATGGGGTAGCGGTCCGCATGGCCGTATTGTCCCGGCTGATGGGGGAAAAAACATGGTAAAAACCGCGCTACGGATTCGGGATGCCCGCATTATCGACCCGTTTCGGGGCGTTGACGACGTGGGCGATGTGTGGATCGATCACGGTGTGGTGGTAGAGCCGGGGACGATTCACCCGGAGACGACGTTTGATGCCCACGGCCTTTGGCTGGTGCCCCGGATCACCGACATGCATGTTCATTTTCGCGATCCGGGGCAAACCTGGATAGAAGACGTCGGCAGCGGGAGCCGGGCGGCGGCGGCCGGCGGATTTACCCAAGTGATGACGATGGCGAATACCGATCCGGTGGTGGATTCTCCTAGCTTGGTCGCCTGGTTGGCGGAACGGGGTCGACAAGAGGGATTGGTGCGTATTTTGCCCGGGGCTGCCATCACCCGGGGAAGCGAAGGTCGGCAGCTGACCGACTTTTATCGGTTAAAAGCGGCCGGTGCGGTGGGGTTTTCCGATGACGGGCGACCGGTCGAGTCGGCCGCTGTCATGCAGGCCGCTTTAGCCTATAGCCGAACGGTCGGAGCACCCGTGATTAACCATGCCCAAGAGATGTCGCTGAGCCGACAGGCGGTCGTCCATCAAGGAGCCCCGGCGTTGGAAATGGGATTGGCGGGGGCGGGCGAGCTCGCCGAAAGCCTGATGGTCTGGCGCGATGTCCAGCTGGCCGGAGCTACCGGAGGCATTCTCCATGTGGCGCACGTGTCGGTTCCCCATAGTCTGGAGGCGATTCGGTATGCCCGCGATCACGGCTGGCAGGTTACCGCCGAGGCCACTCCCCATCACCTCTTCTTTACCGACGAGATTCTGCGGGAGTGGGGATATGATCCGGTGACCAAGGTCAATCCGCCGCTGCGCCCCGGTGCATTTCGGGAGGCTTTGCAACGCGCGGTGGCCTCAGGGCTCGTCGGGGTGGCGGCGACTGATCACGCACCGCATGCGGCCGACGAAAAATCTTTGCCGTATGTGGAGGCCCCTTTTGGCATCGCGGGATTGGAAACCGCTATCGGGGCTCTTTTGACCGTGTTGCTGCACTCCGGCCTCATGACGCCTTTGGCCCTGTTTGCCTTATTGACGGTGGGACCGCATCAGGTGTTGCGTTTGGCCTATCCGGGTCTCGTACCGGGGGCGCCGGCCGATTTGACGCTTATTGATCCCGATCGTGAATGGCTTGTCGATCCCAAGGCCTTTTATTCACGCGGGCACAATACGCCCTTTTCGGGTCAGCGGCTTCGTGGTCGGGCGGTGGCCACTATGCTGGACGGGGTCTGGACCATGTTAGACGGGGAGGTGTCGTCATGAATCAAACGCTCGGATGGTTGTGGTTTGAAGACGGGACTAAATTTGAAGGGGTTTGGCTGGGTGACCCCGATTGGCGTGCGCGGGGAGAAGTGGTATTTAATACGGCGATGACCGGGTATCAGGAAATTTTGACGGATCCCTCCTATTATGGGCAGATCGTGGTCCTGACGTATCCGTTAATCGGCAACTACGGCACCTTGGAACAAGCCTCGGAGTCCCTCTTTATGTGGGCGGAAGCGGTGATTGTGCATCGGTTGGAACTGGAACCTACGCGCGGGGCGTCGTTAGAAAGCTTTGACCGCTTCTTGCGGCACTATCACAAGGCCGCTTTAGTCGGCACCGATACGCGTGCCTTAACCCGGTATTTACGGGAGGAAGGAACGAAACGAGCTGTCTTGGTACCCGACGGGACCTCGTTTGACGAGGTCCAGCAGCATTTGGCCCAAATTGACTTAACACGGGCGGTGTTTCAGGTCACGACACCGGAAGCCTATGAAATTCCGGGGAGCGGTCCGCGCATTACGGTCATCGATTATGGCGTCAAAAATTCCATTTTGCATGAATTAAGTCGTCGGGGGGCGCATGTGACGGTATTGCCCGCCACCGCGTCGGCCGAGGCGGTAATGGCGTCGAAACCGGACGGGGTGGTGCTCTCGAACGGTCCGGGCGACCCCGGAACCATTCCGGAAGTTTTGCCTACGGTTCGCCATGTTTTGGACCACTATCCGACTTTCGGTATTTGCCTCGGACACCAGTTAATTGGACTGGCGGAAGGAGCCACGACCTATGCCCTTAAATTTGGCCATCATGGCGCAAACCATCCGTTATGGGACGAGGTGCAGAAAAAAGTCCTAATCACCTCGCAAAATCACGGGTATGCGGTGCGGGCCACCCCGCTACTCGATCGGTACCGGGTGCGGTTTACCCACCTCCATGACGACACCGTGGAGGGATTGGAACACGTTTCGCGGCCCATTTTGTCGGTCCAGCACCACCCGGAAGCCGGACCGGGGCCCAGCGATTCACTCTATTTATTTGACGAGTTTTTAGGCCGATTGACAGCGGCCCGTCAAGGCGAAAGACACGAAGAGTAGCAAAGAAGGAGGCGCTCAATGCCGAAACGTCCGGAAATTCGCCGGGTCCTCGTGATTGGTTCCGGGCCGATTATCATCGGCCAAGCCGCGGAGTTTGACTATGCAGGCAGTCAGGCCTGTCGGGCACTAAAAGAAGAAGGGGTCGAGGTTATTCTGGTGAATTCCAACCCGGCCACCATTATGACGGATTTATCGGTTGCCGATGTGGTTTATATTGAACCGCTTACGGTCTCGTTTTTGGCCTACGTTCTCGGAAAAGAGCGGCCGGACGGCATATTAGCCACCCTCGGGGGACAAGTCGGTCTGAACCTGGCCACCCAGTTGGCGCATGCCGGAGTGCTCGCCGATTTGGGAATCGAGTTGTTGGGCACGTCATTACGCACGATTGAGCTTGCGGAAGACCGGGAAGAATTTCGCCGGCTGATGCTCGAGTTGGGACACCCGATTGCCCGCTCCCAAACCGTGACCACGGTCGATGAAGGGTTAAAATTTGCCGAAGCCATCGGCTATCCGGTGGTTTTACGACCGGCCTACACGCTGGGGGGGAGCGGCGGCGGGTTTGCCCACAACCAGGCGGAACTGTTGGAACGATTGCCGCAAGCTTTGGCGTTAAGTCCGATTGGCCAGGTGTTAGTGGAAGAATCCATTGCCGGATGGAAAGAAGTCGAGTACGAGGTGGTCCGGGACCATCAGGGAAATACGGTGACGGTCTGTAATATGGAAAATTTTGATCCGGTGGGGGTCCATACCGGCGACTCGATTGTCGTCGCTCCCTCTCAAACCCTATCGGACAAGGAATATCACCTCTTGCGGACGGCCGCGATAGATATCGTGAATCATCTCGGGGTGGAAGGCGGTTGTAACGTCCAATTCGCGCTGAATCGAGAAGGAGAGTACCGGGTCATCGAGGTTAACCCCCGGGTCTCGCGGTCTTCGGCATTGGCATCCAAAGCCACCGGATATCCCATTGCGCGGATTGTGGCCAAAATTGGCCTCGGTTTAACGTTGCCCGAAATCCCGAATCCGGTGACCGGCAAAACGTCGGCGGCCTTTGAGCCGGCCCTGGACTACGTGGTGGTGAAAATTCCGCGTTGGCCGTTCGATAAATTTCCCCAGGCCGATCGGCATCTGGGCACCCAGATGAAGGCCACCGGCGAGGTGATGGCGATCGACCGGACTTTTACGGCGGCCCTGCAAAAAGCGGTACGATCCCTGGAAGTCGGGCGCATTGGTCTGATTGGCGGGCCGGAGCAGGCGGCGTCGGACGCCGAAGTCTTTCAAAAGGCGCGCGAGCCGAACGACATGCGTCTTTTCTATCTGGCCGAAGCCCTCTGGCGCGGTGCCGGCGTCGAGGAGCTTGCACGCGATACGGGTATTGACTTCTGGTTCTTGAATCAAATGGCCCGCATTATTGAAGCCGAACGTCAATTGGCCGAGCATCCCGCGCGTTGGGTCGAGCACCTGGCCGATTTAAAGCAGATGGGTTTTGCCGACCGTCAAATTGCCAAACGGGTGGGCCTTTCCGAAGCCGAGGTGCGACAAGTCCGTATTCGGCAGGGGATCGTGCCCGGATACCGGATGGTGGATACCAGCGCGGGTGAATTCCCCGCGGTCACCCCGTATTTTTACTCCGCCTATGATCATGACAACGAGGCGACCCCGATTGCCGGTCCCAAGGTTTTGGTTTTGGGCTCCGGGCCGATTCGGATCGGGCAGGGCATCGAATTCGACGCGGCCAGCGTTTATGCGCTTGAGGCCTTGCGTAAGCGCGGGTATAAGGCCATTATGATGAATTCCAATCCCGAAACCGTGTCGACCGATTTCAACGCTTCCGACCGTCTATATTTTGAGCCGTTGACGTTGGAAGACGTCTTGAATGTCATTGATCAGGAA contains:
- a CDS encoding ribosomal large subunit pseudouridine synthase D (PFAM: RNA pseudouridylate synthase; S4 domain~TIGRFAM: pseudouridine synthase, RluA family~COGs: COG0564 Pseudouridylate synthase 23S RNA-specific~InterPro IPR002942:IPR006145:IPR006225~KEGG: hmo:HM1_2104 pseudouridine synthase, rlua family~PFAM: Pseudouridine synthase, RsuA and RluB/C/D/E/F; RNA-binding S4~SMART: RNA-binding S4~SPTR: Pseudouridine synthase;~TIGRFAM: Pseudouridine synthase, RluC/RluD), yielding MEHEPSRRATVDPTEAGRRIDQWLASKWPERSRSAWQKAIKAGQVTVNGRVVPARSLVVAGDVVQASMPVQDEAAVDADSPPDPVVSSWIVYQDAWILMVNKPRGVVVHPAAGHWSDTLAQGLRPWIHEAAGERPGIVHRLDKDTTGLMVVARTEAVRHILSQAIQARQVTRQYLAIVRGHLDPSAGTIDAPIGRDPRHRLRMAVIEPGRSARTHYRTVIRTPHASVVQCTLETGRTHQIRVHLASVGHPVLGDRLYGGGWPGLFDGQLLHAARLMLIHPVDGRPLDLTTWPPDDWRRFPEWREAEVVDNRLYPDGAHMSTTEWLTHWQRSGAD
- a CDS encoding MscS Mechanosensitive ion channel (PFAM: Mechanosensitive ion channel~COGs: COG0668 Small-conductance mechanosensitive channel~InterPro IPR006685~KEGG: asc:ASAC_0504 mechanosensitive (MS) ion channel~PFAM: Mechanosensitive ion channel MscS~SPTR: Mechanosensitive (MS) ion channel) — protein: MRQSPWRRTGLLIGSTLIVGVVLTLLIRRLPPHLEKTYGDPLKALVVLLIGGAISYLLERALFRIPSDRLGSRQLTTLRFLVRLVLYLAIVLAFVAALGVGLSSVVFGSAFITVIIGLAGQSFFGNLIAGIGLVLFHPFEVGDHIVFVAWQYPLLMPSFPHEAMKPGYSGLVTDINLMYTSLITDDGTPMMIPNGIIIQSAIHNLSRRPVQRFHFRFDVAWTIDPETFLAQGAERLRHLPFAVSLQFVDLTPNSFSVVARGELTDMTEEVARHLVMSQLAPLIQALTAETASGR
- a CDS encoding Bifunctional protein pyrR (PFAM: Phosphoribosyl transferase domain~COGs: COG2065 Pyrimidine operon attenuation protein/uracil phosphoribosyltransferase~HAMAP: Bifunctional protein pyrR~InterPro IPR000836~KEGG: tte:TTE1536 bifunctional pyrimidine regulatory protein PyrR uracil phosphoribosyltransferase~PFAM: Phosphoribosyltransferase~PRIAM: Uracil phosphoribosyltransferase~SPTR: Bifunctional protein pyrR); the protein is MRKRGVTLAVIMDEEMMRRALMRIAHQISERHRGIEGLVLVGVLTRGTPMASRIADNLARIEGARPPVESIDVGTYRDDRERTRVLPAPWRARQPVENQVVILVDDVLFTGRTVRAALDAIIDGGRPRAVELAVLVDRGHRELPIRADYVGKNIPTAKNQLVQVMLKEIDGRDQVELIDEGE
- a CDS encoding aspartate carbamoyltransferase (PFAM: Aspartate/ornithine carbamoyltransferase, carbamoyl-P binding domain; Aspartate/ornithine carbamoyltransferase, Asp/Orn binding domain~TIGRFAM: aspartate carbamoyltransferase~COGs: COG0540 Aspartate carbamoyltransferase catalytic chain~HAMAP: Aspartate carbamoyltransferase~InterPro IPR006132:IPR006131:IPR002082~KEGG: chy:CHY_1502 aspartate carbamoyltransferase~PFAM: Aspartate/ornithine carbamoyltransferase, carbamoyl-P binding; Aspartate/ornithine carbamoyltransferase, Asp/Orn-binding region~PRIAM: Aspartate carbamoyltransferase~SPTR: Aspartate carbamoyltransferase;~TIGRFAM: Aspartate carbamoyltransferase, eukaryotic), coding for MGHLIGIQAYSTGELQEILDQAQSFYRQLTQKPRQIPPALHGRTVVTWFMEPSTRTRASFELAARYLGAEVLSLATEGSSMVKGETLWDTLANLEAMGIDALVVRHAEAGVPWQLARRARVPVINAGDGWHEHPTQALLDLLTVRQALGDVSGLHVAIVGDILHSRVARSDIWGFTRMGATVTLVGPPQFVPSEWPAKGVRVSDELSEVLPSADVVILLRIQKERQALNGLFSVEEYRLRWGLTAERFRILKPGAVVLHPGPQNRGVEIDSDVMAQDSVLIGRQVTNGVAVRMAVLSRLMGEKTW
- a CDS encoding dihydroorotase (PFAM: Amidohydrolase family~TIGRFAM: dihydroorotase, multifunctional complex type~COGs: COG0044 Dihydroorotase and related cyclic amidohydrolase~InterPro IPR006680:IPR004722~KEGG: mta:Moth_0880 dihydroorotase~PFAM: Amidohydrolase 1~SPTR: Dihydroorotase;~TIGRFAM: Dihydroorotase multifunctional complex type) — its product is MVKTALRIRDARIIDPFRGVDDVGDVWIDHGVVVEPGTIHPETTFDAHGLWLVPRITDMHVHFRDPGQTWIEDVGSGSRAAAAGGFTQVMTMANTDPVVDSPSLVAWLAERGRQEGLVRILPGAAITRGSEGRQLTDFYRLKAAGAVGFSDDGRPVESAAVMQAALAYSRTVGAPVINHAQEMSLSRQAVVHQGAPALEMGLAGAGELAESLMVWRDVQLAGATGGILHVAHVSVPHSLEAIRYARDHGWQVTAEATPHHLFFTDEILREWGYDPVTKVNPPLRPGAFREALQRAVASGLVGVAATDHAPHAADEKSLPYVEAPFGIAGLETAIGALLTVLLHSGLMTPLALFALLTVGPHQVLRLAYPGLVPGAPADLTLIDPDREWLVDPKAFYSRGHNTPFSGQRLRGRAVATMLDGVWTMLDGEVSS
- a CDS encoding carbamoyl-phosphate synthase small subunit (PFAM: Carbamoyl-phosphate synthase small chain, CPSase domain; Glutamine amidotransferase class-I~TIGRFAM: carbamoyl-phosphate synthase, small subunit~COGs: COG0505 Carbamoylphosphate synthase small subunit~InterPro IPR002474:IPR000991:IPR006274~KEGG: sth:STH1203 carbamoyl phosphate synthase small subunit~PFAM: Glutamine amidotransferase class-I, C-terminal; Carbamoyl phosphate synthase, small subunit, N-terminal~PRIAM: Carbamoyl-phosphate synthase (glutamine-hydrolyzing)~SPTR: Carbamoyl-phosphate synthase, small subunit;~TIGRFAM: Carbamoyl phosphate synthase, small subunit); its protein translation is MNQTLGWLWFEDGTKFEGVWLGDPDWRARGEVVFNTAMTGYQEILTDPSYYGQIVVLTYPLIGNYGTLEQASESLFMWAEAVIVHRLELEPTRGASLESFDRFLRHYHKAALVGTDTRALTRYLREEGTKRAVLVPDGTSFDEVQQHLAQIDLTRAVFQVTTPEAYEIPGSGPRITVIDYGVKNSILHELSRRGAHVTVLPATASAEAVMASKPDGVVLSNGPGDPGTIPEVLPTVRHVLDHYPTFGICLGHQLIGLAEGATTYALKFGHHGANHPLWDEVQKKVLITSQNHGYAVRATPLLDRYRVRFTHLHDDTVEGLEHVSRPILSVQHHPEAGPGPSDSLYLFDEFLGRLTAARQGERHEE
- a CDS encoding carbamoyl-phosphate synthase, large subunit (PFAM: Carbamoyl-phosphate synthase L chain, ATP binding domain; MGS-like domain; Carbamoyl-phosphate synthetase large chain, oligomerisation domain; Carbamoyl-phosphate synthase L chain, N-terminal domain~TIGRFAM: carbamoyl-phosphate synthase, large subunit~COGs: COG0458 Carbamoylphosphate synthase large subunit (split gene in MJ)~InterProIPR005481:IPR005479:IPR005480:IPR011607:IPR 006275~KEGG: tjr:TherJR_1830 carbamoyl-phosphate synthase, large subunit~PFAM: Carbamoyl phosphate synthetase, large subunit, ATP-binding; Carbamoyl phosphate synthase, large subunit, N-terminal; Carbamoyl phosphate synthetase, large subunit, oligomerisation; MGS-like~PRIAM: Carbamoyl-phosphate synthase (ammonia)~SPTR: Carbamoyl-phosphate synthase large chain 2;~TIGRFAM: Carbamoyl phosphate synthase, large subunit, glutamine-dependent), coding for MPKRPEIRRVLVIGSGPIIIGQAAEFDYAGSQACRALKEEGVEVILVNSNPATIMTDLSVADVVYIEPLTVSFLAYVLGKERPDGILATLGGQVGLNLATQLAHAGVLADLGIELLGTSLRTIELAEDREEFRRLMLELGHPIARSQTVTTVDEGLKFAEAIGYPVVLRPAYTLGGSGGGFAHNQAELLERLPQALALSPIGQVLVEESIAGWKEVEYEVVRDHQGNTVTVCNMENFDPVGVHTGDSIVVAPSQTLSDKEYHLLRTAAIDIVNHLGVEGGCNVQFALNREGEYRVIEVNPRVSRSSALASKATGYPIARIVAKIGLGLTLPEIPNPVTGKTSAAFEPALDYVVVKIPRWPFDKFPQADRHLGTQMKATGEVMAIDRTFTAALQKAVRSLEVGRIGLIGGPEQAASDAEVFQKAREPNDMRLFYLAEALWRGAGVEELARDTGIDFWFLNQMARIIEAERQLAEHPARWVEHLADLKQMGFADRQIAKRVGLSEAEVRQVRIRQGIVPGYRMVDTSAGEFPAVTPYFYSAYDHDNEATPIAGPKVLVLGSGPIRIGQGIEFDAASVYALEALRKRGYKAIMMNSNPETVSTDFNASDRLYFEPLTLEDVLNVIDQEQPLGVMVQFGGQTAINLAAGLVANGVTLLGTSLDGLTDAEDRQRFDELLERLGIERPPGRTATTPEEALAKAQELGFPVLVRPSFVLGGRAMQIIDDVEGLRGYLETTSEIAADRPLLIDRYMSGLELEVDAVSDGQRVIIPAVMEHVERAGVHSGDSVAVLPPVRASEHVIREVERITIALCRGLGVKGLLNVQFVAVGERVYVIEANPRSSRTVPFLIKATGMPLVEWAIDAALGRPLPDSVTDGLQPPVRHYAVKMPVFSFSKLNQVDAALGPEMKSTGEVMGIDRDYSQAMYKALIAGGFRVPVGGRILATIADQDKEEALPLLRELAGLGYRLYATTGTLALLSFNGVPATPVRRIGERRPHLVDLIRDGQFDLVINTITRGGQQEREGFLIRRAAVERGILCFTSLDTVKAALEALRERARQPFEVHALNEWLKETPYGSRI